In Primulina huaijiensis isolate GDHJ02 chromosome 16, ASM1229523v2, whole genome shotgun sequence, a single genomic region encodes these proteins:
- the LOC140961693 gene encoding LOW QUALITY PROTEIN: heat stress transcription factor A-6b-like (The sequence of the model RefSeq protein was modified relative to this genomic sequence to represent the inferred CDS: deleted 1 base in 1 codon) has translation MNRSIGSIKEGYVGSSSLLYWDNEKLIPQTLEALLESRDGPPPFLSKTYDFVDDPSTNEFVSWSQGNNSFIVWDPPTFAMNLLPQYFKHNNFSSFVRQLNTYGFRKVDPDKWEFANEGFLKGHKDLLKNIVRRKTQYSNSQTSNQSLGTCVEVGSVGLDAEIDRLRRNNQVLMMELLELRQQQQSTLSCLKKMEQRLKGTEMKQNQTMSFLAKALQNPTLLQKMLQHKGKRRELEKVMTYKIRRRAILDHVSQDACSWG, from the exons ATGAATCGTTCTATAGGTTCCATAAAAGAGGGGTATGTTGGATCAAGCTCATTGCTATACTGGGATAACGAGAAGCTGATCCCTCAAACATTGGAGGCTTTACTCGAGAGTCGAGAC GGTCCCCCGCCATTTCTCAGCAAAACTTATGATTTTGTTGACGATCCAAGTACGAATGAATTCGTTTCGTGGAGTCAAGGTAATAATAGTTTCATTGTTTGGGATCCTCCAACATTTGCAATGAATCTTCTCCCACAGTACTTCAAGCACAATAATTTCTCAAGTTTTGTGAGGCAGCTTAATACTTAT GGCTTTAGGAAGGTTGATCCAGACAAGTGGGAGTTCGCAAATGAAGGGTTTTTGAAGGGACATAAGGATCTTCTAAAAAATATCGTTAGAAGAAAGACACAATATTCAAATTCTCAAACATCGAATCAAAGTTTAGGAACGTGCGTCGAGGTGGGAAGTGTTGGATTAGATGCAGAAATTGATCGTTTGAGACGCAACAATCAAGTTCTAATGATGGAATTACTGGAACTTAGGCAGCAACAACAAAGCACTTTGTCATGTCTAAAGAAGATGGAACAAAGGCTTAAAGGGACAGAAATGAAGCAAAATCAAACTATGAGTTTCTTGGCAAAAGCTTTACAAAACCCCACTCTCTTGCAAAAAATGTTGCAGCACAAAGGCAAGAGAAGAGAACTTGAGAAAGTAATGACCTACAAAATTAGGAGAAGAGCAATACTAGACCATGTGTCACAAGATGCATGCAGTTGGGGTTGA